In the genome of Cryptosporangium phraense, one region contains:
- a CDS encoding SDR family oxidoreductase: MASSGVAVVTGGGSGIGRAAGVALVAAGFGVVFAGRTEATLAESVALARSVPAQSAPARSASARASDAPPASDEASYAVLDVTDRGAVDGLFDGVVAAHGRVDLLVNSAGIFGAANPVAGTTDDDWDAAIAVNVTGSFAAARAAFRVMSAQEPRGGRIVNLGSVSAQVPRPHATPYTVSKHAITGLTRSLALEGRDLGIAVGQLDVGNAATAMTRGLQVGALQPDGSRRAEPAFDVGHVADTVVFLARLPLSVNVPFMTVMATAMPLLGRG; encoded by the coding sequence ATGGCTTCTTCGGGCGTGGCGGTCGTCACCGGCGGCGGGAGCGGGATCGGCCGGGCGGCCGGGGTCGCGCTCGTCGCGGCCGGGTTCGGGGTGGTGTTCGCGGGGCGCACCGAGGCGACGCTGGCCGAGTCGGTCGCGCTCGCCCGGTCCGTTCCGGCCCAATCTGCTCCGGCCCGGTCCGCGTCGGCCCGGGCGTCCGACGCGCCCCCGGCGTCGGACGAGGCGTCGTACGCGGTGCTCGACGTCACCGACCGGGGCGCGGTCGACGGGCTGTTCGACGGCGTGGTGGCCGCGCACGGGCGGGTGGACCTGCTGGTGAACAGCGCCGGGATCTTCGGCGCGGCGAATCCGGTGGCCGGCACCACCGACGACGACTGGGACGCGGCGATCGCGGTCAACGTGACCGGGAGCTTCGCCGCGGCCCGGGCGGCGTTCCGGGTGATGTCGGCCCAGGAGCCGCGGGGCGGCCGGATCGTCAACCTGGGGTCGGTGTCGGCGCAGGTGCCGCGCCCGCACGCGACCCCGTACACGGTCAGCAAGCACGCGATCACCGGCCTGACCAGGTCGCTCGCGCTGGAGGGCCGGGATCTGGGCATCGCGGTCGGCCAGCTCGACGTCGGCAACGCGGCGACCGCGATGACGCGCGGCCTGCAGGTGGGCGCGCTGCAGCCGGACGGGTCGCGCCGGGCCGAGCCTGCGTTCGACGTCGGGCATGTCGCGGACACGGTCGTGTTCCTGGCCCGGCTCCCGCTGTCGGTGAACGTGCCGTTCATGACCGTGATGGCCACGGCCATGCCGCTACTCGGCCGCGGCTGA
- a CDS encoding TetR/AcrR family transcriptional regulator — MTSADPVPGPSSGNDVREPIWARPETRRRSTLSRAAIVAAAVDLADREGLAAVSIRRVAAELGARAMSLYTYLDSKDDLFDLMGDAAAGETLLPEPLPGDWRAALTLVAEATRDQIGRHPWVVPLMAEGRRYGGPSGLRHVEQSLRAVAGLGLPPSRQAQILMAVDDYVLGYLTRRSVGAAADVSGTLEHPYYRALLDAGEYPLLRDAMATGGYAEDSFTEGLNWLLDGIEASLPDPARTGSAAAE, encoded by the coding sequence ATGACCAGCGCTGATCCGGTTCCCGGCCCGTCGTCCGGGAACGACGTCCGGGAGCCGATCTGGGCGCGGCCGGAGACCCGGCGGCGCTCGACGCTGAGCCGGGCCGCGATCGTCGCGGCGGCCGTCGACCTCGCCGACCGCGAGGGTCTGGCCGCGGTCTCGATCCGCCGGGTCGCCGCCGAGCTCGGCGCGCGCGCGATGAGCCTCTACACCTACCTCGACAGCAAGGACGACCTGTTCGACCTGATGGGCGACGCGGCCGCGGGGGAGACCCTGCTGCCCGAGCCGCTGCCCGGCGACTGGCGCGCCGCGCTGACGCTCGTCGCCGAGGCGACCCGCGACCAGATCGGCCGCCACCCCTGGGTCGTCCCCCTGATGGCCGAGGGCCGCCGCTACGGCGGCCCGTCCGGCCTGCGCCACGTCGAGCAGTCGCTGCGCGCGGTGGCCGGCCTCGGGCTCCCGCCCTCCCGGCAGGCCCAGATCCTCATGGCGGTCGACGACTACGTGCTCGGCTACCTCACCCGCCGGTCCGTGGGGGCCGCCGCCGACGTCTCCGGGACGCTCGAGCACCCGTACTACCGGGCCCTGCTCGACGCCGGGGAGTACCCGCTGCTCCGGGACGCGATGGCGACCGGCGGCTACGCGGAAGACAGCTTCACCGAGGGCCTGAACTGGCTCCTCGACGGTATCGAGGCGTCGCTCCCCGATCCGGCGCGGACGGGCTCAGCCGCGGCCGAGTAG
- a CDS encoding DHA2 family efflux MFS transporter permease subunit: protein MTTSTARLDPQLRSLALVVLAGTIMTVLDTTIVNVALNDLGRDLHTSLSTIQWVLTGYTLALTMTIPLTGWAVRRFGARRVWLAALFAFGLGSVLCGVAWSVGSLIAFRVLQGVGGGALMPVGQTMLAQAAGPDRMGRVMSVVAIPAMLAPVLGPVLGGAILDHLAWRWLFFINAPVCVVAVALAVRWLSSDHGGSDVGVRLDVIGLVLFSPGLAALVYGLSEAGNGAGLSSSRVLAGVSAGVVLLVAGVVHGARARAGAALIDVRLFTRRSFLLPTAGMFSYGVGLFGVMVLLPLYFQLIRGAGSLEAGLRIAPLGLGAMATMAVSGRLADRYGARWIAAGGVAVVGGALLVCTRLSATTSLPLLLGVVLVIGVGHGLATPPLMAAAYRGLDRSQAPAASTAGNVVLRLGTAIGPAVLAVVLQSAIRDRVPGAAGTLADAGRAAATGGADALAGAFGVGFAWAAGALAVALALVLAIPRVVRPAAPPEPAAGRPADPSAAPAA, encoded by the coding sequence ATGACCACCTCCACCGCGCGCCTCGACCCGCAGTTGCGGTCGCTCGCACTGGTCGTGCTCGCCGGCACGATCATGACCGTCCTCGACACGACGATCGTCAACGTCGCCCTCAACGACCTCGGCCGCGACCTGCACACCTCGCTCTCGACGATCCAGTGGGTGCTGACCGGCTACACGCTCGCGCTCACGATGACGATTCCGCTCACCGGGTGGGCCGTGCGCCGCTTCGGCGCGCGCCGGGTCTGGCTCGCCGCGCTGTTCGCGTTCGGGCTCGGCTCGGTGCTCTGCGGCGTCGCCTGGTCGGTCGGCAGCCTGATCGCGTTCCGCGTCCTGCAGGGCGTCGGGGGCGGCGCGCTGATGCCGGTCGGACAGACGATGCTCGCGCAGGCGGCCGGGCCGGACCGGATGGGCCGGGTCATGTCGGTCGTCGCGATCCCGGCGATGCTCGCGCCGGTGCTGGGCCCGGTGCTCGGCGGCGCCATCCTCGACCATCTGGCCTGGCGGTGGCTTTTCTTCATCAATGCGCCGGTCTGTGTGGTTGCGGTGGCGCTCGCGGTGCGGTGGTTGTCGTCGGATCATGGTGGATCGGATGTCGGGGTCCGGTTGGATGTGATCGGTCTCGTGTTGTTCTCCCCCGGCCTCGCTGCCCTGGTCTACGGTCTGTCCGAGGCCGGCAACGGCGCCGGCCTCTCCAGCTCTCGCGTCCTGGCCGGAGTGTCGGCCGGGGTCGTGTTGCTCGTCGCCGGCGTGGTCCACGGGGCCCGGGCGCGGGCGGGTGCGGCGCTGATCGACGTCCGGCTGTTCACCCGCCGGTCGTTCCTGCTGCCGACCGCCGGGATGTTCAGCTACGGCGTCGGGCTGTTCGGCGTGATGGTCCTGCTGCCGCTCTACTTCCAGCTGATCCGGGGCGCCGGGTCGCTGGAGGCCGGGCTGCGGATCGCGCCGCTGGGCCTCGGCGCGATGGCGACGATGGCGGTGTCCGGACGGCTCGCCGACCGGTACGGCGCCCGCTGGATCGCGGCCGGTGGCGTCGCGGTCGTGGGTGGTGCGCTGCTGGTGTGCACCCGGTTGTCGGCGACCACGAGCCTGCCGCTGCTGCTCGGGGTGGTGCTCGTGATCGGGGTCGGGCACGGGCTGGCGACTCCGCCGCTGATGGCCGCCGCCTACCGGGGGCTCGACCGCTCGCAGGCCCCGGCCGCGTCCACCGCCGGGAACGTCGTCCTGCGGCTGGGAACGGCGATCGGGCCGGCGGTGCTGGCCGTCGTCCTGCAGAGCGCGATCCGCGACCGGGTGCCCGGCGCGGCCGGGACCCTGGCCGACGCGGGCCGGGCGGCCGCGACCGGCGGCGCGGACGCCCTCGCCGGAGCCTTCGGTGTGGGCTTCGCCTGGGCCGCGGGCGCGCTCGCGGTCGCCCTGGCCCTGGTGCTGGCCATCCCGCGGGTGGTCAGGCCAGCAGCGCCGCCGGAGCCGGCAGCAGGTCGGCCAGCAGATCCGTCAGCTGCTCCGGCTGCGTGA
- a CDS encoding alpha/beta fold hydrolase produces the protein MNDLGLPPADLLVPAAVPLSVRDFGRHPQSGSGDGWGGDVVLLPSARGTAASWDVVGTLLRGLGYRPVAIEPRGHGRSGDGDWTWDAVLGDVAAVVDALGLDRPAVIGHGLGGTTAAGWAARHPECPLAVTIDGYGNPTRPEQLAALSPDANRDAVIVAFSDHLARSVPATLGQALRAVESLDLLHLYRAVRCPTVAVLSRESDLADLLPTELGLAWLAYLEWVTSALTGLAAEVPALSVLRVDGPNDAYLTQPEQLTDLLADLLPAPAALLA, from the coding sequence ATGAACGATCTCGGGCTGCCGCCCGCTGACCTGCTCGTCCCGGCCGCCGTCCCGCTCTCCGTCCGCGACTTCGGACGCCACCCGCAGAGCGGGTCCGGCGACGGCTGGGGCGGCGACGTCGTCCTCCTCCCGTCGGCCCGGGGCACGGCCGCGTCCTGGGACGTCGTGGGGACGCTGCTGCGCGGGCTGGGCTACCGGCCGGTCGCGATCGAGCCCCGGGGCCACGGGCGGTCCGGCGACGGGGACTGGACCTGGGACGCGGTCCTCGGCGACGTCGCCGCGGTCGTCGACGCGCTCGGGCTCGACCGGCCGGCGGTGATCGGGCACGGGCTCGGCGGCACGACCGCGGCCGGCTGGGCGGCCCGCCACCCCGAGTGCCCGCTCGCGGTCACGATCGACGGCTACGGCAACCCGACCCGGCCCGAGCAGCTCGCCGCGCTGTCCCCGGACGCGAACCGGGACGCAGTGATCGTCGCGTTCTCCGACCATCTGGCGCGAAGCGTCCCGGCGACGCTCGGACAAGCGCTCCGCGCCGTCGAGAGCCTGGACCTGCTGCACCTCTACCGCGCGGTGCGCTGTCCGACCGTCGCCGTGCTCAGCCGGGAGTCCGACCTCGCCGACCTGCTGCCGACCGAGCTCGGGCTGGCCTGGCTCGCCTACCTCGAGTGGGTCACGTCGGCCCTGACCGGGCTGGCCGCCGAGGTCCCGGCGCTGTCCGTGCTCCGGGTCGACGGCCCGAACGACGCCTACCTCACGCAGCCGGAGCAGCTGACGGATCTGCTGGCCGACCTGCTGCCGGCTCCGGCGGCGCTGCTGGCCTGA